GTCGTATATGCCCTGCTCGGACCACTCGTTCATGCTTGCGATGCACCCCCCCAGGGCACGTTCAACTGCCCGGTTTAACTTCTTATCCGTGTAGTAGTTCTGCGCGTCCATGAAAGCGAGCAGAGTTAGTATGTTCCTGCGGAGAAGAGGGGTCCTCTCTTGGGCGACGAAGTACTTCACGACGTCGTCAATCAAGTCGTggatatacaaatttttgcGTGCCAGCTCTTTGTCGTGGATAAAAATGGTTAGTACTTCCTTCATTTGGAACATGTTTCGCTCGACCTCCGCTCCCCCTGAGACGAATGCTTCGGTTGCTGCGATTGCTCCGTTTGGTTCGTCTGCTTCCTCTGCTTCGTTTGCTTCCTCTGCTTCGTCTGCTTCGCCCGCGTGGACGCTTTCTCCCATCATTTTTCCCACCTCGTTTTTTATCTGAGTTAACAGCGTGCCTTTTAATTTGAGCCCCTGATGTTTCCCCTCCCTgacttttattttccgcttttccttcttcacgtTTAGGTTAATAAACTGCACGCTATCTTTAGAGACCTCCTTTTCGTATTGCTCCATGTCTACATCTTGCAAATTTTCGAGTACATTCTCTGCCTCTGCATCGTTTATATGTTGCAACATGGGATCGTCCTTCCTCTGTGAGTCTTCCTCAACGGAGGAGTGCATTTGCTCCTTATCACCTTCTTGGGTGGTATCACTTCGTTTGACATTATCCACCATGGAATCCTCTCCATGGGGGGGATCCCCTCCAGTGGCAGAACCCCTGTCCATATTAAccaactttattttataaatcaAAGGAAGGTTATTTATGGCGGAGTGTAAATTGGTGTGGGGGGCAAAGAGTACCTTCGACAGATCATAATCAAATTCGTTGTCAATTTTGAAGTAGTATATTTCAAGAACGGTTAGGACCTTCCGAAGGATGAACATGTTTTTGTAATTGACTCTGCACATTAAGTAGAAAAGGATGAATAGATCCTCATAGCCAAAGGTGTAAttcataactttttttattaattggaggaatttttttttttcatcgttaTGAATGTAGAAGGCACACAggtggataaaaaatttgctgcTATTTATGTATCCGGAGAGGTCATCATTAAGTGACATGGTTAATTGTTCTGTTTGTGTTTGTCTCGACTTTATGTAGTCCACATCTTCGATTTCGTTTGGTTTGTTCTCCTTACTGTTCAGTGGAGCCACTTTCCCAGctgcccccccccccccgctGGTTAATCactttatgcattttttgctccaCGTAAAAATAATCgctcacaattttgtttagCTTCTCCTTGGGGACGCTGTTGAAGAAGTACCGCCTCTCCATGCGGTGTACAGCCCTTAGGAAGGCGCGCCGTTTCATTTTGGAGGAGTGTGTGTTGATAGGAAGCGTAGCAGCGTACCCCTGGTGGAGTAGTAGTGTACCCCTGGCGGAGTAGCAGCATACCCTGGCCCGGCAACGCTGCGAGTTATGTCCGACCTGACAACGTGACTCAGCTCAACTCATAAAGGGGCACCATCCGGGGGGAACGCTTCGAGGAATAATTGCCCCTACATTTCAGATAACATAGCAGAATGGCGAAACGGGGAAGCGGCCTCTCACAGTGtcgcaaaagaaaaaaaattaaagggaGGGGGTTCTCACACCGATGGGAGAGGAGGAGAGCTATTTCAGTCGTTGGCTTTCGCCGAAAAAACGGAGGGGTGGGGGGGTTGAGCCAGAGGGTCGAAAAAGGTCAATTCGAGATGCTGCCGAGCATTGGAGGTACCGTTTAGTGTCGACACGGGTAGGTGCGATCCTGCAGGGGTGCTTAAGCGCAATTTGGTGAAGCCTCAATTTGGTGAAGCCTCAATTTGGTGAAGCCACAAATTGGTGAAGCCATAAATTGGCGAGGGCATATTTTGGCGAATGTGCTGCTTGACAAATGTAACGCTTGACCATTGTGCTGCTTGACCAATGTGCTGCTTAACGAATGTGCTGCTTGACCAATGTGCTGCTTGACCAATGTGCTGCTTGACCAATGTGCTGCTTGACCAATGTGCTGCTTGACCAATGTGCTGCTTGACCAATGTGTCGCTTGACCAATGTTCTGTTGACGAATGCACCTTTTGGAGTACGCCCAGCTTAGCGAAGGCACACACGTGCGTGCATCCCGGTTTGCCCCTCCTTACACCCAACGCCAAGAACGGCAACGCGTTGCCCTTCCGGGGACTCTCACCCACTTGGAGCGACGACCGAGAGGGGCATATGCCCCCCATGAGTGgagaaagaagaataaaGGTGACCCCGCGGGGTGGAGATAACACTGTGCGCCGCGTGGAGTAGCACGTGGAGTAGCAAGCGGAGTAGCAATCGGAGTAGCAAGCGGAGTAGCAATCGGAGTAGCAAGCGGAGTAGCAATCGGAGTAGCAAGATAGCAATCGGAGTAGCAAGCGGAGTAGCAACCGGAGTAGCAATCGGAGAGCAAGCGGAGTAGCAAGCGGAGTAGCAACCGGAGTAGCAATCGGAGAGCAAGCGGAAGCGCACGCGAAGTAGTACGCTCAGTTGGCCCAGGTGCCCCCCAAGGGATCTGTGCTTCCCATCCGACCGCTCCGCTTACCGCTTCCCTTACCGCTCCCCACCCGACCTGATGGCGGAGGAATCCACGCTGCGCAGCTTCCTGCAGCTGGAAGACGTGCACGACCGGTACATCACAGACCTGAACACGGAGAAGCAGCAGTTCACATACGCAGAGCTGTACGAAGAAGTAGCAAATCTGCAGAGCTTTCTAAAATGTATCAATGTACAACCAGGGGAAGAAATATCCATTATCCTTTTCAACAGTATCGAGTACGTGGTGAGCTTCCTTGGAATAAActacaacaaaaatatatgcctTCCATTgaacacaaatttgaagaaagaagaatatGTAAGGTACCTAGTGAACAACTGTaagtatataattatacacGACTATGATGAGAATGATGAGAGTTACatttcgataaaaaaaaaacatggctattataaaaatgtgtgcaaatcGATTGAGGAGTTAGGTGTCGAACACAGCATTGGGATTATacgaattaaaaagaataaaaaagcgCCGTTTTTTACCTACTCTTTAAGTAGAACCTATGACGGTAGTCACCCAGTTGACATGAAAGAAGAACTAAAGGAGGATAATGAATTgatcaaaaagggaagcgatGTCTGTTTGCATCTTCACACATCGGGAACAACAAGCAAAGTGAAGATAGTTCAACTGacgaatgaaaatataaaaacgaCTATCAAGAATATCACCAGTTCGTATGGACTGAACAATGAGGACAACACAGTGATAGTGATGCCTCTGTATCATGTGCATGGGTTGATAGGAGTGTTAATGCCAATTTTGTATGCCAAAGGTAATGTCCTTTTTCAAGTAGGGCATTCTTTTAGTGCCTCtgaattttggaaaaacgtTGTGCAGTATAACATCACGTACTTCTCGGCCGTCCCAACCATTTTGAAGATATTGCTCCTACGGTACGAGAGtgattattttgtaaatggAGTGAAGATAAAACACATGTTGAGATTTATTAGGACATCCAGTTCGCAACTAGATGAACATATGGAAAGAGAAGCAGAGTTGAAATTCGAGACAAACGTGTTGCAGGCCTATGGAATGACGGAAGCATGTCATCAGGTGAGTACCAATAAGCTTATTCTCACCCAGGGGAATGACGTATCAATTGTTAAGAAGTACAAAAGTGTGGGGATTCCAAATGTAGGGGTAGTTATATACGATcatgaaaaggagaaagtttgtcaaaaaaatgaactcgGAGAAATTTGCATTAACGGTAAAAACGTCATGTTTGGttataaagaaatgaaggacaatgaaaatatatgtgtacatgtaaacactgagaagaaaaaggcagaCCATATGGAGGGGAATCCTTTTTTAGACATTGGCAAAtccgttcctttttttaaaactggAGATGTTGGCTACGTGGATGAAGAAAACTTCCTCTTCATTGCTGGCCGAATTAAGGAGATAATAAACAGGGGGGGCGAAAAGATCATTCCGAACGAAATTGATGATGTGCTGAGGGATGACCCGCGGGTGTCCGACTGCTTAGCCTTTGCGTGTACGGATGAGGTGTATGGCGAGGCCATCCACGCGGCGGTCATTTTGGACGAGAAGCAGTTGCCTTGGGGGGGGGCCCTCCAGAAGGCGCAGCAGGGAAGTTTCTCGGCGGGGGGCACTCCGCATAGCGATTCGCATGCCGATTTGCATGCCGATTTGCGTGCCGATTTGCATGCCTATTCGCATACCGATTTGCATACCGATTTGCATACCGATTTGCATGCCGATTCGCGTACCGACTCGCGCACCTATTCGCTTCCCTCCCCGTTCACTCCTTTCATCGCGTGTACCCCTTTCACCCCGTGCACCCCTTCCATCGTGCCCGCCGCCCCCCAGCCTGGCAAACCCCCCGCAGAAAACGAATTCAACGTGGAGGCCTCGCTGAGCCTGAACTTTAAGTACCACCACCTGCGGGAGGAACTAACGGAGCACGTGAAGAAACAACTGGCGGATTTCAAAGTGCCGAAGAAAATCTACTTTGTGAATCATTTCTTAAAAACGGACACGGGGAAAGTATCGAGAAGAAAGATGGCAGAAGGAGTTgaccttttgaaaaaaaatcaactgAGTCTATTCGACGTGCTAGCCTTATGTTTGAAGAAGGCCCACCTGGATGATTACATTTACGGGCTCTATGGAATTCCCctgaacaaaatgatataCAGTTTTGTGCGGAACAAAATTTACTACATAAGTTTTAGGAACGAAATAAATGCTTGTCTGAGTTGTAGCTATGTAAATTATTTCGACCAAGacaaggaaaagaaaaaggtagGAGTTATTCTAACATGCTCAGGACCAGGATTTGTGAATGCTCTGCCAGGGTTATACAACGCTAAGGTGAACCATTTTCCACTTATCTTTATAtgctttgaaaattttattgctAAAAATTTGACCGAGTTTGATAAGCACCAGAATTTTCAATACTTCTCACAGCAGCAATTTTTGGCAAAGGCCAAGGAAATGTGTGCAGGGGTATTTCATGTGGATTCTCCAAATGCTTTTCCGGAGCAGCTATTCAATTGTGTTGAGACATGTGTAAGGATGAAGTCACCCGTTTACTTAAACTTGAGTTATGACCTAATCGGGAAGGAAATGACGCTTGACAAGGCTCTGCATTTATTGGATCTGAGTGACAGCTACGCAAGGAGGTACCACCAACCACTGAATGTGGAGAATGGCCGAATCACTCTCTCcaaagaggaaaacaaaaaattcaataaaTTATTGCAGCTATTTTGTAGGATTTATCAAAATAACAAAAGAGGAGCAATCTTCCTAGGTACCAACTGCAACCATGGAGTTAAGTACGTCTTGAAATTGTCTCAATTGATGAGGATACCTATATATGCAAGTACCATGGCCAAAAGTtttgttaaagaaaattacctGTACAATGCTAATCAGTGTAAGtcgttcctttttgaaaatcTGGACTTTTGTTTTGCCTTTGGAACTGtctacaatttttatttcaattttggGAACTTCCCACaatgcaaaaaggagaatatgCTTTGTGTTGACTTGACGAATGATATATTTGATCCTAAAATGGACTCCCACTGCGagcatttcttcttctccgaTTTGTGCAGAGTTGTGAAGCAGTTGTATTTCTCCctcaaaggggggaaggccATCTCTTCCATTGATGTGGACGAACGAATGAGCTGGTTGGCTGCCATCCAAGAGGCTAAACAGAAGAGCATACATAAACTTTGTTGCCAAGTGGCGACTCAGCACATCGTTTC
The window above is part of the Plasmodium cynomolgi strain B DNA, chromosome 11, whole genome shotgun sequence genome. Proteins encoded here:
- a CDS encoding bi-functional enzyme: long-chain fatty-acid Co-A ligase and oxalyl Co-A decarboxylase (putative), with amino-acid sequence MAEESTLRSFLQLEDVHDRYITDLNTEKQQFTYAELYEEVANLQSFLKCINVQPGEEISIILFNSIEYVVSFLGINYNKNICLPLNTNLKKEEYVRYLVNNCKYIIIHDYDENDESYISIKKKHGYYKNVCKSIEELGVEHSIGIIRIKKNKKAPFFTYSLSRTYDGSHPVDMKEELKEDNELIKKGSDVCLHLHTSGTTSKVKIVQLTNENIKTTIKNITSSYGLNNEDNTVIVMPLYHVHGLIGVLMPILYAKGNVLFQVGHSFSASEFWKNVVQYNITYFSAVPTILKILLLRYESDYFVNGVKIKHMLRFIRTSSSQLDEHMEREAELKFETNVLQAYGMTEACHQVSTNKLILTQGNDVSIVKKYKSVGIPNVGVVIYDHEKEKVCQKNELGEICINGKNVMFGYKEMKDNENICVHVNTEKKKADHMEGNPFLDIGKSVPFFKTGDVGYVDEENFLFIAGRIKEIINRGGEKIIPNEIDDVLRDDPRVSDCLAFACTDEPGKPPAENEFNVEASLSLNFKYHHLREELTEHVKKQLADFKVPKKIYFVNHFLKTDTGKVSRRKMAEGVDLLKKNQLSLFDVLALCLKKAHLDDYIYGLYGIPLNKMIYSFVRNKIYYISFRNEINACLSCSYVNYFDQDKEKKKVGVILTCSGPGFVNALPGLYNAKVNHFPLIFICFENFIAKNLTEFDKHQNFQYFSQQQFLAKAKEMCAGVFHVDSPNAFPEQLFNCVETCVRMKSPVYLNLSYDLIGKEMTLDKALHLLDLSDSYARRYHQPLNVENGRITLSKEENKKFNKLLQLFCRIYQNNKRGAIFLGTNCNHGVKYVLKLSQLMRIPIYASTMAKSFVKENYLYNANQCKSFLFENLDFCFAFGTVYNFYFNFGNFPQCKKENMLCVDLTNDIFDPKMDSHCEHFFFSDLCRVVKQLYFSLKGGKAISSIDVDERMSWLAAIQEAKQKSIHKLCCQVATQHIVSEQFTMEQAMLILRQCLLDYFFSRNEIPATYKRYFIDYFKYVDRAKLREVLHGEVLPHGDGEVDQDPPQSDCDLSDSSSEEGDQRDDTGGYPLPNRSKTWENKTGGNIKRKFLNQEIKKRVVITNEGSITLHLGILYLPQLGPYNFVIPQINGMMGVSMNAAICAALNHPENISFAILGDSSFGFTSNEVETMCRFKLKVVLIILNNNGIYGDRDFQTKGPHFDEVNKDAHFFLQNPSALYHFSKYENYVTAHGGYGRYVDNREDFLQQIKYVMSESFNSFPVLLNVIVGDAQSVKFDVDKYIQ
- a CDS encoding hypothetical protein (putative) — encoded protein: MSLNDDLSGYINSSKFFIHLCAFYIHNDEKKKFLQLIKKVMNYTFGYEDLFILFYLMCRVNYKNMFILRKVLTVLEIYYFKIDNEFDYDLSKVLFAPHTNLHSAINNLPLIYKIKLVNMDRGSATGGDPPHGEDSMVDNVKRSDTTQEGDKEQMHSSVEEDSQRKDDPMLQHINDAEAENVLENLQDVDMEQYEKEVSKDSVQFINLNVKKEKRKIKVREGKHQGLKLKGTLLTQIKNEVGKMMGESVHAGEADEAEEANEAEEADEPNGAIAATEAFVSGGAEVERNMFQMKEVLTIFIHDKELARKNLYIHDLIDDVVKYFVAQERTPLLRRNILTLLAFMDAQNYYTDKKLNRAVERALGGCIASMNEWSEQGIYDFINGVTKEDRPGSGVFHSGVYPPHDSLAFLYDQQYTYNFALYEEDAPYRNKFHHATNKLLKNFFFLISYMLRMPFLKFHILKSYLNSFNFFLDIFIKNENVCSSLDIAEISFICESFMRRKIVDLNITHKMLHLVRQAVGKCEKFHQAQGNDPHMMNDAHVGGIIATSPIYLNDILSILHFLHFYNLTTDQLHLQLLVICLSNFLYLNDTQKFILFNCVEALRRRTPNQIRTNILNYFMYEKNLDIFLDRNQNVQRESLGLLFVN